Proteins encoded by one window of Candidatus Nitrosocosmicus hydrocola:
- a CDS encoding PQQ-dependent sugar dehydrogenase: MSNKLWDSENGPGYGDEINIVEPGFNSGWLRVMGWWPVENAQPLPPERGYFGSKMVTIPNNLETFADKGRYSSPEFAWNMSVGVTALEFLKNDTLGSQYQNDLFAADYNNDYLYNSN, from the coding sequence ATTTCTAACAAATTATGGGATAGTGAAAATGGTCCTGGCTATGGTGATGAAATAAACATTGTAGAACCTGGATTCAATAGTGGATGGTTAAGAGTAATGGGTTGGTGGCCAGTAGAAAATGCTCAACCGTTGCCTCCGGAAAGGGGTTACTTTGGTAGTAAAATGGTAACAATTCCGAATAATTTGGAAACCTTTGCTGATAAGGGACGTTACAGTAGCCCAGAGTTTGCATGGAACATGTCTGTTGGAGTAACGGCTTTAGAGTTTCTCAAAAATGATACTTTGGGAAGTCAGTACCAAAATGATCTCTTTGCCGCAGATTATAATAACGACTATTTGTACAATTCAAATTGA
- a CDS encoding glycosyltransferase, whose translation MLNVNDTIQQNRDDQKFVSIIIPTFNESMNIRDLLNQIQTHIPVETNVEIIIVDDNSPDGTGHIVEKYIEEKMNMQDYDLKTESQSKSDFNKNISIKVIHRKEKAGLIAALVNGIGSSRGKNVLIMDADFSHPPEVINRMISELKKQPNCIIVGSRYVRGGAINGMPLKRFLLSVGANFIARHGLSLRNVYDPMSGFFAFPKHALEDVEFNTNGFKILLEILIKKKSDICVKEIPYTFKDRKYGQSKLNLPIIFDYLKAVWKLYRYGRKSKRQDTQSEKRRSVRFISKAARFYTVGASGVALNYLVSILLSNGIFGSLGYLQATAIGIAVSVTTNFLLNKFWTFEDKNVETTRFIKQYGMFVGCSSLGILIQFLSIYLLSESGMSYDISLLLGVSIASVSNFLFNKKLTFKENIWE comes from the coding sequence ATGCTAAATGTTAATGATACTATACAGCAAAATAGAGATGATCAAAAATTTGTCTCTATTATCATTCCTACATTTAATGAATCCATGAATATCAGGGATTTACTAAATCAAATTCAAACCCATATTCCCGTAGAAACTAATGTAGAAATTATTATAGTTGATGATAATTCCCCAGATGGTACTGGACATATTGTCGAAAAATACATTGAAGAAAAAATGAATATGCAAGATTATGATCTCAAAACAGAATCACAATCCAAAAGTGATTTCAATAAGAATATTTCCATAAAAGTGATTCATAGGAAGGAAAAGGCAGGTCTAATAGCTGCTTTGGTAAATGGAATTGGTTCATCAAGAGGCAAGAATGTTCTAATCATGGATGCAGACTTCTCGCATCCTCCTGAAGTAATAAATAGAATGATAAGTGAGTTGAAAAAACAGCCCAACTGTATTATTGTTGGCTCCAGATATGTTAGAGGAGGAGCAATAAACGGAATGCCTCTCAAGAGATTCTTGCTTAGTGTAGGTGCTAATTTTATAGCCAGACACGGTTTGTCGTTGAGAAATGTATATGATCCCATGTCTGGGTTTTTTGCGTTTCCAAAACACGCATTGGAAGATGTAGAATTCAACACAAATGGTTTTAAAATATTATTAGAAATCCTGATAAAAAAGAAGAGCGATATTTGTGTAAAAGAGATTCCTTATACATTTAAGGATAGAAAATACGGCCAAAGTAAACTCAATCTTCCAATAATATTTGATTATTTAAAAGCAGTTTGGAAACTCTATAGATACGGAAGGAAGTCAAAGAGACAAGATACTCAGTCAGAAAAGAGAAGGTCAGTCCGATTTATCTCAAAAGCAGCTAGATTTTATACAGTGGGAGCAAGCGGGGTAGCTCTAAATTATCTCGTCTCAATTCTATTATCAAACGGAATTTTTGGAAGTTTGGGATATTTACAAGCTACAGCAATAGGAATTGCAGTTTCAGTTACAACAAATTTCTTGTTAAATAAATTTTGGACATTTGAGGATAAGAATGTTGAAACAACCAGATTTATCAAACAATACGGAATGTTTGTTGGATGTAGTTCCCTTGGTATATTAATACAATTCTTATCCATATACTTGCTGAGCGAATCTGGAATGTCGTATGATATTTCGTTGTTGTTAGGGGTTAGCATAGCTTCAGTCAGTAATTTCCTGTTTAATAAGAAATTAACTTTTAAGGAGAATATATGGGAATAA
- a CDS encoding PQQ-dependent sugar dehydrogenase produces MIKLTGQQNSKIKYVTIILIPIVLASFTHLWNPTGFPTIYIDEDHYMRRALQVMEGQGPQESSAIYDHPYDHPYFGQIFLASLLKISDYKFQLEQETETSESIQQLYTTPRILMGILAVIDTILVFKIGEMWLGRKVGFVGAILFAIMPLTWMLKMVLLDTILLPFVLSSILLAIYSGKAYRNKTNNGSLNVMWIILSGITLGLAIFTKIPIITFIPLVGYLIYKNNKSLKKLGIWLIPVLVIPLIWPAYVMYIGELENGINGILYQVERGERNFDETISFIFLADPVLIILGICGGIALVLVKRDFTFLIWTLPYFLFIYFIGGIVKYFHFIELLPIMAIASGFIIVTASSKISLKNKRRDGNRISQTITLVVIVAGIGLFGLISTIMLISANTNEVFFELSAFVSNYVTSNTAFDKSTTLMGQHWIRSFSWIPMYVHDKTNFVKDVFPERYLKEPLKTDDVLMIVDSQLKHDIFDYSVQGEHLDEIRKIYHNSDRTGLFVDSPTRIYDTNQYPFTNMKESRGLGLIEVRSNQANNQMAFALISNESSNNTNSSLTTPKVDLPTVTNPNLRVEMVASGLSYPSTMAFVGKDDLLVLEKNNGTIKRIVNGNLLDEPILDLNVANKIERGLLGIDVARQTLDNATGEKTYVYVYYTQALKDGNDVCPTVLCDENTNPLGNRIYRFEWTGNELVNPNLILDLPVGPGADHNGGVIKVGPDGNIYALVGDGDSCWEAEFCNGVFEDSTVYSESSNVPTGNPPDGRGGILSISPFGEPMLGGENKTTGILARSQPLKQVFCIWSSKWIWTCF; encoded by the coding sequence TTGATTAAACTTACAGGCCAACAAAATAGCAAAATAAAATATGTTACGATTATCTTAATACCTATTGTATTAGCTTCATTTACTCATTTATGGAATCCAACAGGATTTCCTACTATCTATATAGATGAGGACCATTATATGAGGCGAGCTCTCCAGGTCATGGAAGGTCAAGGCCCGCAAGAATCTAGTGCAATTTATGACCATCCATATGATCACCCTTATTTTGGACAGATTTTTTTGGCTTCACTTCTAAAGATCTCTGATTACAAATTCCAACTTGAGCAAGAGACTGAAACTTCTGAATCAATACAACAATTGTATACAACCCCGAGAATATTGATGGGAATTTTAGCAGTAATTGATACTATTTTAGTCTTTAAGATTGGAGAAATGTGGTTAGGACGCAAGGTCGGATTTGTAGGTGCGATACTTTTCGCTATAATGCCTCTCACTTGGATGTTAAAAATGGTATTGCTGGATACCATATTACTCCCGTTCGTGCTGTCATCCATACTCTTGGCAATATATTCAGGCAAAGCGTACAGAAACAAAACAAACAATGGTTCACTAAATGTCATGTGGATAATATTATCAGGAATTACTCTCGGATTAGCTATATTTACAAAAATACCAATAATAACATTTATTCCATTAGTAGGATATCTCATTTACAAAAACAATAAGAGCCTAAAAAAATTGGGTATTTGGTTGATTCCCGTTCTTGTGATCCCTCTAATCTGGCCAGCTTATGTAATGTATATTGGGGAACTGGAGAATGGAATAAATGGGATTTTATATCAAGTAGAAAGAGGAGAAAGGAATTTTGATGAAACAATTAGTTTTATCTTTTTAGCCGATCCTGTTTTGATAATCTTGGGAATTTGTGGAGGAATAGCACTTGTTTTAGTAAAGCGAGACTTTACATTTTTAATTTGGACATTACCATATTTCCTATTTATCTATTTTATTGGCGGCATTGTAAAATACTTTCATTTCATAGAATTGTTACCCATCATGGCAATTGCATCAGGGTTTATAATAGTAACAGCCAGCAGTAAGATATCTTTGAAGAACAAAAGGCGCGATGGCAATAGAATCTCGCAAACGATCACACTTGTTGTTATAGTGGCAGGAATAGGGTTATTTGGATTGATTAGCACTATTATGCTTATAAGTGCTAATACCAATGAAGTTTTTTTTGAGTTATCAGCGTTTGTATCAAACTATGTAACTTCTAACACAGCATTTGACAAAAGTACTACATTAATGGGTCAACATTGGATTCGCAGTTTTTCATGGATCCCGATGTATGTACATGATAAAACAAATTTTGTAAAGGATGTATTTCCAGAAAGATATTTGAAAGAGCCTTTAAAAACTGATGACGTTTTGATGATTGTAGATAGTCAACTTAAACATGATATATTTGATTATTCGGTTCAAGGTGAGCATCTAGATGAAATTAGAAAAATCTACCATAATTCAGATAGAACTGGTTTATTCGTTGATAGTCCTACTAGAATCTATGATACAAATCAGTATCCATTTACCAATATGAAGGAAAGTAGAGGACTTGGACTAATTGAAGTTAGATCGAACCAAGCAAATAACCAAATGGCATTTGCACTTATCTCAAATGAATCATCCAACAACACAAACTCAAGTTTGACGACACCGAAGGTTGATTTACCCACGGTTACCAATCCCAATTTAAGAGTAGAGATGGTAGCAAGTGGACTTAGTTATCCTTCAACCATGGCTTTTGTTGGAAAAGACGATCTTCTGGTTTTGGAAAAAAATAACGGTACAATCAAAAGAATAGTCAATGGAAACCTTTTAGATGAGCCTATTTTGGATCTAAATGTTGCAAATAAGATTGAAAGAGGCTTACTTGGAATTGATGTTGCCAGACAGACATTAGATAACGCCACAGGAGAGAAAACCTATGTTTATGTATATTATACTCAGGCCTTGAAAGATGGAAATGATGTTTGTCCGACAGTACTTTGTGACGAAAATACTAATCCATTAGGTAACAGGATTTACAGATTTGAATGGACAGGAAATGAATTAGTTAATCCCAACTTAATTTTGGATCTCCCAGTGGGACCGGGTGCAGATCATAATGGTGGTGTAATAAAAGTAGGTCCTGATGGAAATATTTATGCACTTGTTGGAGACGGCGACAGTTGTTGGGAAGCCGAATTTTGTAATGGTGTTTTTGAAGATAGTACAGTATATTCAGAATCATCCAATGTCCCCACTGGCAATCCTCCCGATGGTAGAGGGGGCATATTAAGTATATCTCCATTTGGGGAACCAATGCTAGGAGGAGAAAACAAAACCACGGGCATATTGGCAAGATCACAGCCCCTTAAACAAGTATTTTGCATATGGAGTTCGAAATGGATTTGGACTTGCTTTTGA
- a CDS encoding beta/gamma crystallin-related protein, which translates to MQNRQDYVILLFTIGTLLTGLTMSQLQNVNASTNNQSALDTENFSIDQLVANNTAVANNTAVANTTSHFAAQVFIHKNFTGNNTIIDQNTPVLEGQLQDSISSLIISIDENNTSGYMVEVCEHKSYAGNCMILGPGNHNVQTLDWLNDQISSIRVLSPETLELKNITPEVIVNGS; encoded by the coding sequence ATGCAAAATAGACAGGATTATGTTATTTTATTATTCACTATTGGAACCTTATTAACGGGATTAACTATGTCTCAATTACAAAATGTTAATGCGAGCACAAATAATCAATCTGCTCTTGATACTGAGAATTTTAGTATCGATCAACTAGTTGCAAATAATACAGCAGTTGCAAATAATACAGCAGTTGCAAATACAACTAGCCATTTTGCAGCTCAAGTATTCATTCACAAGAATTTTACGGGAAATAATACCATTATAGATCAAAATACACCTGTGCTGGAGGGCCAGTTGCAAGATTCCATAAGCAGTCTAATAATTTCAATTGATGAGAACAATACAAGCGGATACATGGTCGAAGTATGTGAACATAAAAGCTATGCAGGTAATTGTATGATTCTTGGCCCAGGAAATCATAATGTTCAAACTCTGGATTGGCTAAATGATCAAATTTCTTCTATAAGAGTATTGTCACCAGAGACATTAGAACTCAAAAATATTACTCCAGAGGTAATAGTGAATGGATCTTAG
- a CDS encoding ArnT family glycosyltransferase, giving the protein MILLTTAFIHLWNPIGFPSVHVDEGTYMFRAMHFLTTGNTDWDTSFYDHPYFGPIFLASILYVINYPSMIGSDVQNNSSVYSSYIIPRLIMGLFVIMDTLLIYAIAKFRYGRQIAIISAILFSVMPFTWALRRIYLESLLFPLVLSSILIIVYLNSLNSLKPKASQILIFLSGILLGLSIFTKAPLVAMLPLLVYYVYKYNKKIPHVVLFLAPVIIITLIWPVDAIFNGEYEEWVLGITSQIERQNDSILSSLYDIFFVDPIILILGLAGLVFAIIKRDIFLVLGIIPFVVFFSFFISYVNWFYLIPIFGFLCISSGILLERFMRQVNKYKTINFMIPVIVISFGAISTCALISTNIASFQFEAMSYVNSILSGDLKNLTILDNSSNHQTEFSNDLLQNDEFQNGTSFDKEWPINRSTVIIASPIYSWIYKFIYQYDNTFYSYSENKDIKNGSGIILILDRYFRDYLTNNEESRNNSWNQNLATSDKLYAAFNGLNTSKYFTGTSKNYDLYQYPYTSIRFNLGGSPIEIRSN; this is encoded by the coding sequence TTGATACTTTTAACAACTGCATTTATTCATTTATGGAATCCTATAGGCTTCCCAAGTGTTCATGTTGATGAGGGTACATACATGTTCAGAGCGATGCATTTTTTAACAACTGGAAATACAGACTGGGATACTTCTTTTTACGACCATCCCTATTTTGGTCCAATTTTCCTAGCGAGTATTCTATATGTGATTAATTATCCTTCTATGATTGGATCAGATGTTCAGAATAACTCATCAGTTTATTCATCTTATATCATCCCGCGATTAATTATGGGGTTATTTGTCATAATGGATACGTTGCTTATTTATGCCATAGCGAAGTTTCGCTATGGTCGACAAATAGCTATTATTTCAGCGATACTATTTTCCGTTATGCCTTTTACGTGGGCGCTAAGACGGATTTATCTAGAATCACTATTGTTCCCCCTTGTTTTAAGTTCGATATTGATCATTGTGTATTTGAATTCTTTAAATTCTCTAAAGCCAAAAGCTTCGCAAATATTGATCTTCTTATCAGGAATATTACTGGGATTATCTATATTTACTAAAGCTCCTTTGGTCGCTATGTTACCACTTTTAGTTTATTATGTGTATAAATACAATAAGAAAATACCTCATGTAGTTTTATTTTTAGCCCCAGTGATAATCATTACTCTAATTTGGCCAGTTGACGCTATATTCAACGGAGAATACGAAGAATGGGTTCTAGGGATTACCTCCCAAATTGAAAGACAAAATGACTCGATCCTAAGCTCCCTATATGATATTTTCTTTGTGGATCCAATAATTCTAATTCTTGGTCTGGCCGGACTCGTCTTTGCGATAATTAAAAGAGATATATTCTTAGTTTTAGGAATAATTCCGTTTGTGGTCTTTTTTTCGTTCTTTATTTCTTATGTGAATTGGTTTTATTTGATTCCAATTTTTGGGTTCCTTTGTATATCCTCTGGAATTCTGCTTGAGCGATTCATGAGACAGGTCAACAAGTATAAGACCATAAACTTTATGATACCAGTAATAGTAATAAGTTTTGGAGCTATTTCCACCTGTGCATTAATTTCAACTAACATAGCATCCTTTCAATTTGAGGCCATGTCTTATGTGAATTCAATTCTGAGTGGGGATTTGAAAAATCTCACAATCTTGGATAATTCGTCTAATCACCAAACAGAATTTTCAAATGATTTATTACAAAATGACGAATTTCAGAATGGTACGAGTTTTGACAAAGAATGGCCAATAAATAGATCAACAGTAATAATTGCCAGCCCGATTTATTCATGGATTTATAAATTCATTTATCAATACGATAATACGTTTTATAGCTATAGTGAAAATAAAGACATAAAGAATGGGAGTGGAATCATTTTGATCTTGGATAGATATTTTAGAGACTACCTAACCAACAATGAAGAATCAAGAAACAATTCATGGAATCAGAATCTAGCAACATCTGATAAACTATATGCAGCGTTTAATGGATTGAATACTTCAAAATATTTTACTGGAACTAGCAAGAATTATGACTTGTATCAATATCCTTATACAAGTATCAGATTTAATTTAGGTGGAAGTCCAATAGAAATTAGGTCAAACTAG
- a CDS encoding Kelch repeat-containing protein produces MGSEIRLIFSLLITIAFTALFSISTDVNGVENSTWTLGEEMLTNRTEITAAVLNDKVYVIAGADYRADGAVDTVEIYDPNTNEWTNGAPLPYVLDHAPSVVYDGKIYVVGGFLENKITTDKVLIYDPSTNEWSEGTPLPEPRAAHISEVVNGTIYAISGLDLDHNPTSTNFAYDIENDTWMTKNPMPYPNGPKHHAASAVVDGQIYVLGGRLFGNGVPNEINDALTNLDDNMRYDPKTDKWTSMDPMPIRRSGFTAEALDGKIYVVGGQMADGANKNIEKYDPVTNQWTLEPDMKVDRSGLAVAAYKDKLYVFGGQHKGLQALNINEILSPVNNTGDQTNSK; encoded by the coding sequence ATGGGTTCGGAAATTAGGTTAATATTTTCACTATTAATTACTATTGCTTTTACAGCTTTATTTTCAATATCAACAGATGTAAATGGAGTTGAAAACTCGACATGGACTTTGGGCGAAGAAATGTTAACAAATAGAACAGAGATAACTGCAGCTGTACTTAATGACAAAGTTTACGTCATTGCTGGGGCAGATTACAGAGCAGATGGAGCAGTAGACACTGTAGAAATTTATGATCCAAATACTAATGAATGGACTAATGGTGCTCCTCTGCCTTACGTCTTAGACCATGCACCGTCAGTTGTTTATGATGGAAAAATCTATGTGGTTGGAGGTTTTCTTGAAAACAAGATTACTACAGACAAGGTACTAATTTACGATCCCAGCACTAATGAGTGGAGTGAAGGCACACCTCTTCCCGAACCCAGAGCCGCTCACATCTCAGAAGTTGTCAATGGAACTATTTATGCAATTTCGGGTTTAGATCTGGATCATAATCCAACTTCAACTAATTTTGCATATGATATAGAAAATGACACCTGGATGACAAAGAATCCTATGCCCTATCCTAATGGCCCCAAACATCATGCAGCCTCTGCTGTTGTTGATGGCCAAATCTATGTCTTGGGTGGCAGATTATTTGGTAACGGAGTTCCAAATGAAATTAATGATGCTTTGACTAACCTGGATGACAACATGCGTTATGACCCAAAAACTGATAAATGGACATCAATGGACCCTATGCCAATTAGAAGAAGCGGTTTCACAGCTGAAGCATTGGACGGAAAAATCTACGTGGTTGGAGGTCAAATGGCAGACGGGGCAAATAAAAATATCGAGAAATATGATCCCGTAACAAATCAATGGACCTTAGAACCGGACATGAAAGTAGACAGGTCGGGACTTGCAGTAGCAGCATATAAAGACAAATTATATGTGTTTGGAGGTCAGCATAAAGGTCTTCAAGCTTTAAACATAAATGAAATCCTGAGTCCTGTAAACAATACAGGAGATCAAACAAATAGCAAGTGA
- a CDS encoding proteasome assembly chaperone family protein produces MNSFSTTYSGDDITSGTPISTKIITIADLNNLKKDKTILIAGFPGPGLVGSISTSYIIDKLEMYQIAFVESHYISPGVIFIDGKLRHPFRLYANKQGNVCVLVCEAPIMMDGTHFVLDAVMDWAIKNSIEEVMVLDGIPVQGIPDSDRKSVILASENMEQNSIKELEVSEQQGIEEQQGIEEQQGIEEQHPPDHKINHQSNFNRSAIEDSSKKYTTFIGGIAGGLLSACLSYQIPCAAILIPSSSGIPDPEGASLLIETFNNFINDDKLKIETTQLKEQGQKLKKQLEQIIKSEQEQRAAGGSGQEEGNISSHRYMYG; encoded by the coding sequence ATGAATTCCTTTTCTACTACATATTCTGGTGATGATATTACATCTGGAACTCCAATATCTACAAAAATCATCACGATTGCTGACCTGAATAACTTAAAAAAGGATAAGACAATACTGATCGCTGGATTTCCAGGACCAGGTCTTGTTGGTTCAATTAGCACTAGTTATATAATTGATAAACTCGAAATGTACCAAATTGCATTTGTTGAGTCCCACTATATTTCTCCTGGTGTAATATTTATAGATGGAAAATTGAGACACCCGTTTAGACTCTATGCAAATAAGCAAGGAAATGTGTGTGTGCTAGTATGTGAAGCACCTATTATGATGGATGGTACCCATTTTGTTCTTGATGCAGTTATGGATTGGGCAATTAAAAACTCAATAGAAGAGGTAATGGTTTTAGATGGTATTCCTGTTCAAGGTATTCCCGACTCTGACAGAAAGTCTGTCATATTGGCTAGTGAGAACATGGAACAAAATAGCATAAAGGAATTAGAGGTATCAGAACAACAGGGTATAGAAGAACAACAGGGTATAGAAGAACAACAGGGTATAGAAGAACAACACCCTCCAGATCACAAGATAAATCATCAAAGTAATTTCAATAGAAGTGCTATCGAAGATTCGAGCAAGAAGTATACTACCTTCATAGGGGGGATTGCAGGAGGATTGTTATCAGCGTGTTTATCATACCAAATTCCATGTGCAGCAATACTCATTCCATCTTCAAGTGGTATACCTGACCCAGAAGGTGCATCTCTGTTAATCGAAACTTTTAACAATTTTATTAATGACGACAAGTTGAAAATAGAAACTACGCAGTTAAAGGAGCAAGGTCAAAAACTGAAAAAACAATTAGAACAAATAATCAAATCCGAGCAAGAACAACGAGCAGCAGGTGGCAGTGGACAAGAAGAAGGAAATATTTCAAGTCATCGATACATGTATGGATGA
- a CDS encoding Kelch repeat-containing protein — protein sequence MNSISRIGLVFILGVFTISTFFFLNSFQLSFSQLNSSSYWSRGADMPNLTTEATAARINDGIYVIGGYDEAGEGVGMVELYNATTDTWIEGISQLPVPLHHVSAASFGGKLYVAGGYTGDWTASDRLFIYDPVTNQWTQANPMPTPRGYPNAEFVNGTLYVMGGDGGEGYARALDATEAYDPITNQWTVKSQMPTARHHAASAVVDGEIYVIGGRIGEELNNVDLIEKYNPDSDSWTVDLEPMPSKRSGNAATSLNGNIYVVGGEQNEGTFNDNERYDPNTDTWTKELPMMNARHGLGVVSFDGKIYAIGGGPDRGFFTSGINEIYHLDNNTTS from the coding sequence ATGAATTCTATTTCAAGAATAGGTCTTGTATTCATTCTGGGTGTTTTCACGATTTCAACATTTTTCTTTCTGAATTCATTCCAATTATCGTTTTCACAACTAAATTCAAGTTCTTATTGGAGTAGGGGCGCTGATATGCCTAATTTGACCACCGAAGCCACAGCTGCGAGAATCAACGATGGAATTTATGTAATAGGTGGATATGACGAAGCAGGAGAAGGAGTTGGTATGGTCGAGCTGTATAATGCAACAACCGATACGTGGATAGAAGGTATATCTCAATTACCTGTTCCACTTCATCATGTGTCAGCTGCCTCCTTTGGAGGAAAATTATACGTTGCGGGGGGTTATACAGGTGATTGGACGGCAAGTGACCGACTTTTCATCTATGACCCTGTAACAAATCAATGGACTCAAGCTAATCCTATGCCTACTCCAAGGGGGTATCCAAATGCCGAATTTGTTAATGGAACCTTGTATGTAATGGGTGGAGATGGAGGCGAAGGTTATGCAAGGGCTTTAGATGCAACTGAGGCATATGACCCTATAACAAATCAGTGGACAGTTAAATCACAAATGCCCACGGCTCGACATCATGCAGCCTCTGCTGTTGTTGATGGTGAAATTTATGTAATAGGTGGTAGAATAGGCGAAGAATTGAACAATGTGGATCTAATCGAGAAATACAACCCTGATTCTGACAGTTGGACGGTTGACCTTGAACCAATGCCATCAAAAAGAAGTGGAAATGCTGCAACATCGTTGAATGGGAACATTTATGTCGTTGGAGGAGAACAGAATGAAGGAACATTCAATGACAACGAACGATACGATCCTAATACTGATACTTGGACCAAGGAACTACCTATGATGAATGCTAGACATGGATTGGGTGTAGTTTCCTTTGATGGTAAGATTTATGCTATTGGTGGTGGGCCTGATCGTGGATTCTTCACTTCTGGTATAAATGAGATATATCATCTGGACAATAATACTACTTCTTGA